One Pirellulaceae bacterium genomic region harbors:
- a CDS encoding Gfo/Idh/MocA family oxidoreductase, whose product MNKLNLAVIGCGHLGRIHARLATQLQGADLVAVCDPDPHAREQVARSNDCESTGDFRSLLPSIDAAILAAPTSLHCPIAIELIQHGIHVLVEKPITTDLNEAEKLTSAANLQGVVLAVGHVEQFNPTFAEARKQIQKPRFIEAVRTGGFTFRSTDVGVVFDLMIHDLDLIRSLAGSPVVQTTATGISTLTPHEDFAEARLVFANGCVAHLKASRTSQRAQRYMNVFEEEQAVSIDMGARQASLMSRSSLVQDNSWNIYGLSSEDVDHYKEHVFDQLLPVRNIEVNENNPLLDEQQDFIDSIRQGRQPRVPGSDAVESVRMATDILEQMKRSHANFHRSDRMTIRRAA is encoded by the coding sequence GTGAACAAGCTCAATTTGGCCGTGATCGGTTGTGGCCACTTGGGCCGGATCCACGCCCGACTGGCAACCCAATTACAGGGAGCCGACTTAGTTGCCGTCTGTGATCCTGACCCTCATGCTCGGGAACAAGTCGCAAGAAGTAACGACTGTGAAAGCACGGGCGATTTCCGCAGCCTGCTCCCGTCGATCGACGCGGCCATCTTAGCCGCCCCCACATCCCTGCACTGCCCGATCGCAATCGAATTGATACAACACGGCATTCATGTACTTGTCGAAAAACCGATTACCACCGATCTCAATGAAGCCGAAAAACTGACCTCGGCAGCCAACCTACAGGGCGTGGTGTTGGCGGTAGGCCACGTCGAACAATTCAACCCAACCTTTGCTGAGGCACGCAAGCAGATCCAAAAGCCTCGCTTTATTGAAGCAGTACGCACCGGGGGTTTTACGTTTCGATCGACCGATGTCGGTGTGGTGTTCGACCTCATGATTCATGACTTGGATTTGATTCGATCACTAGCCGGCAGTCCGGTCGTCCAGACAACCGCAACGGGAATCTCAACGCTAACTCCCCACGAAGACTTTGCGGAAGCACGTCTCGTGTTTGCCAACGGTTGCGTAGCGCACTTAAAAGCATCGCGCACGTCTCAACGGGCACAGCGATACATGAATGTCTTCGAAGAGGAGCAGGCTGTCTCAATAGACATGGGAGCTCGACAAGCCTCCTTAATGAGTCGCTCCTCATTGGTACAAGACAATTCTTGGAACATTTACGGTCTGTCCTCAGAAGATGTCGACCACTACAAAGAACATGTGTTCGATCAACTACTGCCAGTCCGGAACATTGAGGTCAACGAAAACAATCCTCTCCTTGATGAACAACAAGATTTCATCGATAGCATTCGACAGGGCAGGCAACCGCGTGTGCCCGGTAGCGATGCGGTTGAATCCGTCCGAATGGCGACAGACATTCTCGAACAGATGAAACGCAGCCATGCCAATTTCCATCGCTCAGATCGGATGACGATTCGTCGCGCGGCGTGA
- the lpxA gene encoding acyl-ACP--UDP-N-acetylglucosamine O-acyltransferase translates to MASLVADTAVIHASANIADSAEIGPFCVIGPNVTIGGGTRLENSVTLSGRVSIGRYNHISPGVVIGGEPQDLSYRGSDTQVIIGDHNVIRESVTINRATEKEDGITSIGNHCYLMASSHIAHDCRLGNRVIMANATLLGGHVHINDSASLSGAVAVHHYTTIGSYSFISGMSRVLQDVPPFMLVEGSPARPRCINVVALKRNGFSAEAISALTDSYRLLYRTKTGLDQAREILRGKDKLHPQVNELLGFVQQQQEGRFGRGRESRRAA, encoded by the coding sequence ATGGCTTCACTGGTCGCGGACACTGCCGTCATCCACGCATCAGCAAATATTGCTGATTCAGCTGAGATCGGACCCTTCTGTGTGATCGGTCCCAACGTGACAATCGGCGGTGGCACACGATTAGAAAACAGCGTCACTTTATCCGGACGCGTTTCGATCGGTCGTTACAACCACATTTCACCCGGTGTGGTCATTGGCGGTGAACCTCAGGACTTAAGTTATCGTGGCAGCGATACTCAAGTAATCATCGGCGATCATAACGTCATTCGTGAATCAGTCACGATAAATCGTGCTACGGAAAAAGAAGACGGCATCACGTCGATCGGCAACCACTGTTATTTGATGGCCAGCAGCCACATCGCCCATGATTGCCGCTTGGGCAATCGAGTGATCATGGCAAATGCAACACTCTTGGGGGGTCACGTACACATCAACGACTCTGCATCGCTTTCAGGCGCCGTTGCGGTCCACCATTACACCACAATTGGAAGTTACAGCTTCATTAGCGGCATGAGCCGCGTACTTCAGGATGTGCCTCCGTTCATGCTAGTGGAAGGCTCACCCGCACGACCACGCTGTATCAATGTCGTCGCATTGAAGCGGAATGGATTTTCCGCAGAGGCGATTAGCGCCCTCACCGATTCGTATCGCTTGCTGTATCGGACCAAGACGGGACTCGACCAAGCTCGGGAAATCCTTCGCGGCAAAGATAAACTACACCCCCAAGTCAATGAACTGTTGGGATTCGTTCAGCAACAACAAGAGGGTCGTTTTGGACGCGGTCGTGAATCAAGGAGAGCAGCGTGA
- the lpxC gene encoding UDP-3-O-acyl-N-acetylglucosamine deacetylase, whose amino-acid sequence MLRPNRHQRTIARSVALTGFGFWSGRDVKLEFQPAPADTGIVFVRKDLNPAVRIPATVNHRIESPRRTILAAQGVQVEMVEHAMAALAGLQIDNAEVQLDSPEVPGFDGSSLQFVTALQSAGIEQQTAIRPCLHVTDITRVGDDESWIEARPTRGDGMRVKYRLDYGNDTVIGRQTLETKITAEIFATELAPARTFILRQEAEWLRQQGLAQRVTPKDVLVFDDTCVIDNELRFEDECVRHKVLDLVGDLALAGCDLVGQFVANRSGHRLNANMVQALLAECQMIDSRRASA is encoded by the coding sequence TTGCTTCGACCTAATCGACACCAACGCACGATCGCCCGCTCCGTTGCCCTTACAGGCTTCGGATTCTGGAGCGGGCGAGATGTGAAACTGGAATTTCAGCCGGCACCTGCGGATACGGGCATCGTTTTCGTTCGCAAAGACCTGAATCCAGCAGTTCGCATTCCAGCCACAGTTAATCATCGGATTGAATCCCCACGCCGAACCATCCTTGCCGCGCAAGGCGTTCAGGTGGAAATGGTCGAGCATGCGATGGCGGCTCTTGCCGGCTTGCAAATCGACAATGCGGAGGTCCAGTTGGATTCCCCGGAAGTCCCGGGCTTCGATGGCTCCAGCCTTCAATTCGTCACGGCCTTACAATCCGCAGGAATTGAGCAACAAACGGCGATTCGCCCTTGTTTGCACGTCACTGACATCACGCGTGTCGGCGACGATGAAAGCTGGATTGAGGCTCGACCGACCCGCGGCGACGGCATGCGAGTCAAATACCGACTCGACTATGGCAATGACACGGTAATCGGTCGACAAACACTCGAAACGAAAATCACCGCCGAGATTTTTGCGACTGAATTGGCTCCTGCCAGGACTTTCATTTTGCGTCAAGAAGCAGAATGGTTACGTCAACAAGGACTGGCCCAACGAGTCACCCCCAAAGACGTCCTGGTCTTTGATGACACGTGCGTCATCGATAACGAATTGCGATTTGAAGATGAATGTGTTCGGCACAAGGTGCTTGATTTAGTCGGCGACCTGGCCTTAGCCGGATGCGATTTGGTCGGTCAATTCGTAGCCAACCGCAGCGGTCACCGATTGAACGCTAACATGGTCCAAGCATTGTTAGCTGAATGCCAAATGATTGATAGTCGTCGAGCATCGGCCTGA
- a CDS encoding OmpH family outer membrane protein: MKAVARTTLLFSLCTALFLSSTTVKAQQQGRPTQYQPRTTSQARPVNPGRPSNTAAQRQPTQSRSVGPVAVVDITQIFKDHTGFKSTMERMKQEVQAYEGSLRTRHEALQKKREQLTNYRAGSPDYIKLERSVADETAKLSVDTQLKKKEFLEREARVYFMVYKEVSQAIAEYSRARKISLVLRYNGEKISPEDRNSVLAGVNRAIVYQNNLDITAEISDRLNRVAQKRPAQGTIRK; the protein is encoded by the coding sequence GTGAAAGCTGTCGCTAGAACAACTCTTTTATTTTCTTTGTGCACGGCCCTTTTCCTGAGTTCGACAACGGTTAAAGCCCAACAACAAGGTCGACCCACTCAGTACCAACCCCGCACAACCAGCCAAGCACGCCCTGTGAATCCGGGCCGGCCAAGCAATACGGCTGCTCAACGGCAACCGACCCAAAGTCGATCGGTCGGCCCCGTGGCGGTCGTTGACATCACCCAGATTTTCAAAGACCACACGGGCTTCAAATCGACCATGGAGCGTATGAAGCAAGAAGTTCAAGCCTACGAAGGCTCGCTTCGCACGCGTCACGAAGCTCTGCAAAAGAAGCGTGAACAGCTCACTAATTACCGAGCTGGCTCACCGGATTACATCAAGCTTGAGCGAAGCGTTGCGGACGAAACAGCAAAGCTGTCCGTCGACACCCAACTCAAGAAGAAAGAGTTCTTGGAACGAGAAGCCCGCGTTTACTTCATGGTCTACAAAGAGGTTTCTCAGGCCATCGCGGAATATTCTCGTGCACGCAAAATCTCCCTGGTCCTACGCTACAACGGTGAAAAGATCAGTCCCGAAGATCGCAACTCGGTACTCGCAGGTGTCAACCGCGCGATTGTTTACCAAAACAATCTCGACATCACGGCAGAGATTTCAGATCGCCTGAATCGGGTCGCACAAAAACGTCCCGCTCAGGGCACAATCCGCAAGTAG
- a CDS encoding M20/M25/M40 family metallo-hydrolase, protein MSQRLETHIRYLASDELKGRGIGTAELDQAADYIREQFAKAGLQTAIYDQGPFQFINLPGRVTIGAPEKNTLAFTVKAVNAEEPSQSNRTDLLLNQDFRPLAIGGSNQINAPLVFAGYGITAPEYNYDDYEGLDANGKAVLIIRKEPQQTDRKSIFQGRKHTEHAHFRKKITNAAAHGAAAVILVNDQHGVDKLTRSLKSKWERRLQQLQNEQQKLAQLNVQKSDAFSQHRDRVLSLTQGLNDLDKRLDEADKIPAVDGAGTGPIKKDLPVFFCRREFANQLLEQSLATDLRSLEDQLDELRPASQELDGVRVVASASLDPVRAKNVLALIEGEGPLAEETLILGAHYDHVGMGGSGSLAPWTREIHNGADDNASGVVALLEIARRLAAHPERPQRRILFIAFTAEEIGLLGSQHYTREPRYPLSQTVAMLNLDMVGRLGNQALTIQGLETAAEFEAWFTPIAAENQLKYREKAGGNGPSDHASFYEYQIPVMHFFSGLHRDYHRPTDDVEKIDLAGIQQITDVVSDLAWKIANSERRPTFQAEPPERVAKQLPPSPQKPDTDNGPPTTDDTPESSGASELSEFPTDDNPNSPEIALPSQASQSAADDLPGQ, encoded by the coding sequence GTGAGCCAACGACTAGAGACCCACATCCGTTACCTCGCTAGCGATGAACTGAAAGGACGCGGCATCGGCACTGCCGAACTTGATCAAGCGGCCGACTACATCCGCGAGCAATTTGCCAAAGCGGGACTGCAAACGGCCATTTATGATCAAGGCCCCTTTCAGTTCATCAACCTACCGGGCCGTGTCACGATCGGAGCCCCCGAAAAAAACACACTTGCCTTCACGGTGAAAGCGGTAAACGCAGAAGAACCCTCTCAATCAAACCGCACGGACCTGCTCTTAAACCAAGACTTTCGACCGCTTGCGATCGGTGGATCCAATCAGATCAACGCTCCGCTCGTGTTCGCCGGCTATGGCATCACGGCCCCCGAATACAACTACGACGACTACGAAGGGCTGGATGCCAATGGCAAGGCCGTATTAATCATTCGCAAGGAACCCCAACAGACCGATCGAAAAAGCATATTCCAAGGTCGCAAGCACACGGAACACGCCCATTTCCGCAAGAAAATCACCAATGCGGCTGCGCACGGAGCCGCAGCTGTGATCCTCGTCAACGACCAACATGGGGTCGATAAGTTGACCCGCTCTTTGAAATCCAAGTGGGAGCGGCGCCTGCAGCAACTTCAGAATGAACAGCAGAAGCTCGCACAGCTGAACGTGCAAAAGTCAGACGCATTCAGCCAACATCGCGATCGCGTCTTAAGCCTCACCCAAGGGTTAAACGATCTCGACAAGCGACTTGATGAAGCTGATAAGATCCCCGCGGTTGACGGAGCGGGTACAGGACCGATCAAAAAGGACTTACCCGTTTTCTTTTGTCGGCGAGAATTCGCAAACCAATTGCTGGAACAATCCTTGGCGACCGACCTCAGAAGCCTGGAAGATCAGCTCGACGAGCTTCGACCAGCTAGTCAAGAACTTGACGGCGTGCGGGTCGTTGCCAGCGCAAGCCTTGATCCGGTGCGAGCAAAAAACGTGCTGGCACTAATTGAAGGAGAAGGGCCGCTTGCCGAAGAAACATTGATCCTAGGCGCCCACTACGACCACGTCGGAATGGGCGGAAGTGGCTCGCTGGCACCGTGGACCCGAGAGATCCACAACGGGGCCGATGACAATGCATCGGGAGTTGTCGCCTTGCTGGAAATCGCCCGCAGGCTGGCCGCGCATCCGGAACGGCCCCAACGGCGAATTCTGTTCATCGCATTCACCGCCGAGGAAATCGGCCTTCTGGGAAGCCAGCATTACACCCGTGAGCCTCGATATCCGCTGTCGCAAACAGTCGCCATGCTGAACCTTGACATGGTAGGGAGATTGGGCAATCAAGCATTGACCATCCAAGGGCTCGAAACGGCAGCCGAGTTCGAAGCTTGGTTTACTCCCATTGCAGCAGAGAATCAGCTGAAATACCGTGAAAAAGCTGGCGGCAACGGGCCAAGTGACCACGCTTCCTTTTACGAATACCAAATCCCTGTGATGCACTTTTTCTCGGGCTTACATCGCGATTACCACCGCCCAACGGACGACGTCGAAAAGATTGACTTGGCGGGAATCCAACAGATCACAGATGTTGTAAGCGACTTGGCGTGGAAAATTGCAAACTCTGAGCGCCGACCGACGTTCCAAGCGGAACCGCCCGAGCGAGTCGCAAAGCAGCTGCCCCCTTCGCCCCAAAAACCTGACACTGACAACGGGCCGCCGACAACCGACGACACTCCGGAATCGTCTGGCGCGTCGGAATTATCGGAGTTCCCAACGGACGATAACCCAAACTCCCCAGAGATAGCACTCCCTTCGCAAGCGAGCCAATCGGCTGCGGACGACCTCCCCGGTCAATAG
- a CDS encoding response regulator — MIKSDAQRRVLIVDESDESREVLRTILERRGVEIVEAVEGRQGLTLAGSCSPDLIVLDLETLPGEDVELRDQYDRQSKSNCTPMLLLGTVPASDATSSQGSVMAKPYHYGPLLRTIEDMLRVVEP; from the coding sequence ATGATAAAGAGTGACGCGCAGCGGCGCGTGTTGATTGTTGATGAATCGGATGAATCCCGCGAGGTGCTGCGCACCATTCTTGAGCGGCGGGGTGTCGAAATTGTGGAAGCGGTGGAGGGCCGTCAAGGTTTGACGCTTGCGGGGAGTTGTTCTCCGGATCTGATTGTATTGGATTTGGAAACTTTGCCCGGTGAAGACGTTGAGCTTCGGGATCAATACGACCGTCAATCGAAATCGAATTGCACGCCAATGCTGTTGTTGGGGACGGTGCCAGCTAGCGACGCAACGTCATCCCAAGGTTCCGTGATGGCGAAGCCCTATCATTACGGCCCGCTGCTTCGTACAATCGAGGACATGCTTCGGGTAGTCGAACCATGA
- a CDS encoding ATP-binding protein, whose protein sequence is MSSLFVIQGRDQGRRFELRDSVLGVGRDASSRIRLHDTEVSRRHAEIRKVDEVYRWIDLGSSNGSFVNSVRVDQQSLRSGDRVQIGRTLMIFTASSDSHASSVVQHDVDIIGHADGQSRIIKSVSHEEGSQFLSGLEATGSPWLARARSNLQIMYRTALAVSHTLDIDQLLQRIMELIFEWVEADRGCVMLIDRETDGFVPKVRRNRKNAADGKQADPDERMSISGTILDYVRNHQEGVLTSDAREDERWDPGASIVKLGVREAICVPMQGRYGMVGVIYIDTYTPPGRRLQQKSSNRFSDEHLKLMIAIAHQAALAVEDTSYYSAMLQAERLAAIGQTIAGLSHHVKNILQGIRGGSFLIEEGLKSKDWDVTGKGWGIVEKNQERISALVMDMLTFSKEREPEMVGSDLNEIVGDVIELMQARAEQAEVTLVDCRATDIPSMYFDPEGLHRAVLNVVSNAIDASEDVGQGNVEIKTEYEEDDGLLRIVVSDNGGGVDPEQLQRIFNVFVSGKGNRGTGLGLAVSQKILKEHNGEIRVESQPGQGSQFCLELPAVLMDRTAELPLPLQPPGDVKFPSDEPDQG, encoded by the coding sequence GTGTCGTCACTGTTTGTCATTCAGGGTCGAGATCAGGGTAGACGGTTCGAACTGCGTGACAGCGTTTTAGGCGTTGGTCGGGACGCATCGAGTCGGATTCGATTGCATGATACGGAGGTCTCGCGGCGACACGCCGAGATCCGCAAGGTCGATGAGGTGTATCGGTGGATCGACCTGGGCAGTTCGAACGGATCCTTTGTTAACAGTGTGCGTGTCGATCAACAGTCGCTGCGCAGCGGTGACCGCGTGCAAATTGGTCGTACCTTGATGATCTTCACGGCCAGCTCGGATTCGCATGCATCCTCCGTCGTTCAGCATGATGTCGACATCATCGGCCACGCGGACGGCCAGTCTCGCATTATCAAATCAGTCAGTCATGAAGAAGGCAGTCAGTTTCTGTCTGGTCTCGAAGCGACGGGCAGTCCCTGGTTGGCTCGTGCTCGCAGCAATTTGCAGATCATGTATCGCACGGCTCTGGCGGTTAGCCACACACTTGATATTGATCAGCTGTTGCAACGCATCATGGAGCTTATCTTTGAATGGGTCGAAGCCGATCGTGGCTGTGTAATGTTGATCGATCGCGAGACTGACGGATTTGTACCCAAGGTGCGTCGTAATCGTAAAAACGCGGCGGACGGGAAGCAAGCTGACCCCGATGAACGCATGTCAATCAGCGGGACAATCCTCGATTATGTCCGCAACCACCAGGAGGGTGTGTTGACAAGCGACGCGCGGGAAGATGAACGGTGGGATCCGGGCGCAAGCATTGTCAAGCTTGGAGTGCGCGAGGCGATCTGTGTGCCGATGCAGGGACGTTACGGGATGGTCGGCGTGATTTACATCGATACTTACACTCCACCCGGCCGTCGATTACAGCAGAAGTCATCCAATCGCTTTTCTGACGAACATCTGAAATTGATGATTGCCATTGCTCACCAAGCGGCACTTGCGGTGGAAGATACGTCTTACTATTCCGCCATGTTACAAGCCGAACGTTTGGCTGCTATCGGTCAGACCATCGCCGGCCTGTCTCACCATGTAAAGAATATTCTGCAAGGAATTCGCGGCGGTAGCTTCTTGATTGAAGAAGGTCTGAAGTCGAAAGACTGGGATGTGACCGGCAAGGGTTGGGGGATCGTCGAGAAAAACCAGGAGCGGATTTCAGCACTCGTTATGGACATGCTCACCTTCAGCAAGGAACGTGAGCCTGAAATGGTTGGTTCTGACCTCAACGAAATTGTCGGTGATGTGATTGAGCTGATGCAGGCTCGGGCCGAACAGGCAGAGGTGACGCTTGTGGATTGCCGAGCGACTGACATTCCCAGCATGTATTTTGATCCCGAGGGGTTGCATCGCGCCGTTCTGAATGTGGTGAGTAACGCGATTGACGCTTCGGAGGACGTCGGCCAGGGGAATGTTGAAATCAAAACAGAATACGAAGAGGATGACGGCTTGTTGAGAATTGTCGTCAGCGATAACGGGGGAGGAGTGGATCCCGAACAGTTGCAACGGATCTTCAACGTGTTTGTGTCGGGGAAGGGGAATCGGGGCACCGGGTTGGGGCTGGCCGTAAGTCAGAAGATCCTGAAGGAGCACAATGGTGAGATTCGGGTCGAGAGTCAGCCTGGGCAAGGGAGTCAATTTTGTCTCGAGTTGCCTGCGGTGCTGATGGATCGGACAGCAGAGTTGCCCTTGCCGCTGCAACCACCTGGCGACGTCAAATTTCCGTCGGACGAGCCCGATCAGGGCTAG